The following proteins come from a genomic window of Neoarius graeffei isolate fNeoGra1 chromosome 26, fNeoGra1.pri, whole genome shotgun sequence:
- the LOC132874048 gene encoding aerolysin-like protein: MSYLAGILIIGGQGGSGFDFNGTGNGATLKKIWVWASGWQIKAIKVWLTDGQSKQIGNPDGKFSEFIFEDGEHFTSLSLWGNGAGTRLGGIKFKTNRSREFFAYMTDWGLKREYPIDVGSGICVGIKGSAGSDIDCLGFMFINTIRSTELTDVQYPTLHSVIPNVAVEEIKSATYQNNTSETQEYKIETSKTISKKSSWSVTNKIEFSFSMEVKAGIPEVVEVSAGFGFTVGTESSYGLENTEEKTELLSFPVKVPPGKAVDVDITIGRATVDLPYKGTVKITCYNGSVLQFPTSGIYKGVTYTDAKTVVTESAKNL, encoded by the coding sequence ATGTCATACCTAGCAGGCATCCTTATAATCGGTGGGCAAGGAGGATCTGGCTTTGATTTTAATGGTACTGGAAATGGAGCCACACTGAAAAAGATCTGGGTGTGGGCCAGCGGGTGGCAGATAAAAGCCATCAAGGTTTGGCTTACTGATGGCCAGTCCAAGCAGATTGGAAACCCTGATGGGAAGTTTTCAGAATTTATTTTTGAAGATGGAGAGCATTTCACCTCCCTTTCACTTTGGGGAAATGGAGCTGGAACACGTCTGGGTGGCATCAAATTCAAGACAAATCGCTCCCGGGAGTTCTTTGCATACATGACAGACTGGGGTCTGAAAAGAGAATATCCAATTGATGTGGGTTCGGGGATCTGTGTTGGAATCAAAGGAAGTGCTGGTTCAGATATTGATTGCTTAGGCTTCATGTTCATCAACACCATCAGGTCTACTGAGCTAACAGATGTTCAGTATCCCACACTTCATAGTGTGATACCCAATGTGGCTGTTGAGGAAATCAAATCTGCGACTTATCAAAATAATACAAGTGAAACTCAAGAATATAAAATAGAAACCTCCAAAACAATCAGCAAAAAGTCATCCTGGTCTGTTACCAACAAGATTGAATTTTCATTTTCAATGGAAGTGAAGGCAGGAATTCCAGAAGTTGTGGAAGTATCAGCTGGATTTGGTTTCACAGTGGGCACCGAGAGCTCATATggtttagagaacactgaagagaaAACggagctgctctcatttcctgtcaAAGTCCCTCCAGGGAAAGCCGTGGATGTGGACATCACAATTGGCCGTGCTACAGTTGATCTGCCCTACAAAGGCACAGTCaagattacctgctataatgGCAGCGTGCTGCAGTTTCCAACCAGTGGAATCTACAAAGGTGTCACTTACACTGATGCAAAAACAGTTGTGACGGAATCAGCGAAAAACCTGTAA
- the LOC132874305 gene encoding polyadenylate-binding protein 1-like 2, translating to MNFVMATLYVGDLHANVTEPMLVQKFRPAGPIHSIRLCRDRMTGSSLGYAFINFYHRADAERALEMLNFELLMGQPMRIMWSQRDSSQRSTGIGNLFIKNLDKSIDSMALFDTFSLFGKIVSCKVVCNEKRPAGYGYVQFESAEVADLVKERLNGKLLNGRKVCIEHFKSHEERMAEKSNQQPQVLSKIFIRNLDEDMDSKKLKHIFRKFGPVSRVQVIYNKNGKSRRFGFIKFVKNEDAQRAVDEMNGKELNGKTLYVDQAHNKAEQQAELRHKYEQVNGHTRMHTHTHTTHTHTLTLPSLL from the exons atgaattttGTAATGGCTACATTGTATGTGGGGGATCTGCACGCCAATGTGACCGAGCCCATGCTTGTGCAGAAATTCAGGCCTGCAGGACCCATTCACTCCATCCGGCTCTGCAGGGACAGGATGACAGGCTCCTCACTCGGCTACGCCTTCATCAACTTCTACCATCGAGCCGATG CTGAGCGAGCACTGGAAATGCTCAACTTTGAGCTCCTTATGGGACAGCCCATGCGCATAATGTGGTCTCAGAGGGATTCATCGCAGAGGAGCACTGGCATCGGAAACTTGTTTATTAAGAATTTGGACAAGTCAATTGACAGCATGGCCCTTTTTGACACTTTTTCCCTCTTTGGAAAGATCGTATCGTGCAAG GTTGTTTGTAATGAGAAAAGACCAGCAGGGTACGGCTATGTCCAGTTCGAGTCTGCAGAGGTAGCGGATTTAGTGAAGGAGAGGCTCAACGGCAAACTGCTGAACGGCCGTAAAGT GTGTATTGAACACTTTAAGTCCCATGAGGAGCGCATGGCTGAGAAGAGCAACCAGCAACCTCAAGTCCTCAGCAAGATCTTCATCAGAAACCTTGATGAGGACATGGACAGCAAGAAGCTGAAACATATCTTCAGGAAGTTCG GTCCTGTGTCGAGAGTTCAGGTTATCTATAATAAGAACGGGAAGTCTAGAAGATTTGGCTTCATAAAATTTGTGAAGAATGAGGATGCACAGAGG gctgTGGATGAAATGAATGGGAAAGAGCTGAATGGCAAGACTCTGTATGTGGACCAAGCACACAATAAAGCAGAGCAACAGGCTGAACTCAGGCACAAATATGAACAGGTAAAtggccacacacgcatgcacacacacacacacaccacacacacacacacactcactttgcCCTCTCTGCTGTAG